Proteins from one Acidimicrobiia bacterium genomic window:
- a CDS encoding thioesterase family protein, with translation MAFQFDTETQLTEQSPGEWSLTLSDQWNIGDNPNGGYLLAPLLRGLSTLSPHSDPLSVTAHYLRPGSGNASALVHGSLVRSGRNISTLRGSLEQAEKTRVEVLAAFGTLGAGSDQAPQVSIPAPEISGPDQCRSRSGLEQGVELVIQNRVEMRIHPEQVKAGAPEKAKISGWIRFLDGRQPDPLGLVLFADAFPPPIFGLLGRIGWVPTIELTVHIRRLPAPGWVQAEFVTEDLHDGRMIESGRLWDSTGALVAQSRQLAMLLTPEG, from the coding sequence GTGGCTTTTCAATTTGATACCGAAACCCAACTCACCGAGCAAAGCCCGGGGGAGTGGTCGCTGACCTTAAGCGACCAATGGAATATTGGCGACAACCCCAACGGGGGCTACTTGTTGGCTCCCTTGCTGCGTGGCTTGAGCACCTTGAGCCCACATAGCGACCCGCTCAGCGTGACCGCACACTATTTGCGCCCCGGAAGCGGCAACGCCTCGGCCCTGGTGCATGGTTCTCTGGTCCGTTCGGGCCGCAACATCAGCACGTTGCGGGGCTCGTTAGAGCAAGCAGAAAAAACCCGAGTAGAGGTTTTGGCGGCCTTTGGCACCTTGGGCGCCGGTTCTGATCAAGCACCTCAAGTGAGTATCCCCGCCCCAGAAATATCAGGGCCCGACCAATGTCGGTCCCGCTCAGGCCTTGAACAGGGCGTGGAACTGGTGATTCAGAACCGAGTCGAGATGCGCATTCATCCAGAGCAGGTCAAGGCAGGAGCCCCAGAGAAAGCCAAAATCTCTGGTTGGATACGCTTCTTAGATGGCCGCCAACCCGACCCATTGGGTCTGGTGTTGTTTGCCGATGCCTTCCCGCCCCCCATTTTTGGCTTGCTGGGAAGAATAGGCTGGGTTCCCACCATCGAACTCACGGTACATATTCGCCGGCTACCTGCACCTGGTTGGGTGCAAGCAGAATTTGTCACCGAAGACCTTCACGATGGCCGCATGATTGAAAGCGGTCGGCTCTGGGATTCCACCGGAGCGTTGGTTGCTCAGTCACGACAACTGGCCATGTTGTTAACCCCGGAGGGTTAA
- a CDS encoding LLM class flavin-dependent oxidoreductase, whose amino-acid sequence MRFGYFLNQNNWGLTKPFHEVVNEGREIAQYCDQNGWESIWTTEHHFGHEGLEVCPNPVLMCVDLAAHTERIRLGQAANIITFRHPVQMAEDLAMLDHMSAGRLEVGVGRGVYPRETVNMNPVADVRNPAVNRSLFEETLEVIRHCWTDEFFSFKGEFFEFPYPGVTFNHAMSPPRSDNTDPVTGHITALSVVPKPYQSPHPPLWQVIDSAPSIEFAARNGLQGMFWIPPTDAMVDRFELYSETASEARGHDVPMGEGVTLVRDMFITETMAEAEDLAGEAFLRYMEWVCHFRGLSNHRYPGEELPETPGKLDLLSYQWLHPRNMLFGTADYVAEQIQEMKEKLNLQSLLVWSNFPGMDQRAVMDSVQRFTEDVIPQFAEENNS is encoded by the coding sequence ATGCGATTCGGGTATTTTCTGAATCAAAACAATTGGGGTTTAACCAAACCTTTCCATGAGGTGGTCAACGAGGGGCGAGAAATCGCTCAGTATTGTGACCAAAACGGCTGGGAGTCCATTTGGACCACCGAACACCATTTTGGTCATGAAGGGCTAGAAGTTTGCCCTAACCCCGTGCTGATGTGTGTTGACCTAGCCGCCCACACCGAACGAATTCGCCTGGGGCAAGCGGCCAACATTATTACCTTCCGCCATCCGGTGCAGATGGCCGAAGACCTCGCCATGTTGGATCACATGAGCGCTGGCCGCCTTGAAGTAGGGGTGGGCCGTGGCGTCTACCCTCGAGAGACGGTCAACATGAACCCGGTGGCCGATGTACGCAACCCGGCGGTCAACCGGTCGCTCTTTGAAGAAACTCTTGAAGTAATAAGGCACTGCTGGACCGATGAATTCTTCTCCTTCAAAGGGGAATTTTTTGAGTTCCCTTACCCGGGCGTCACCTTTAACCACGCCATGAGCCCGCCTCGTAGCGATAACACTGACCCAGTAACCGGGCACATTACGGCGCTGTCTGTTGTGCCGAAGCCTTACCAGTCGCCGCACCCGCCCCTGTGGCAAGTTATTGACTCCGCTCCTTCTATTGAGTTCGCGGCCCGCAACGGTTTGCAAGGAATGTTTTGGATTCCCCCCACCGATGCCATGGTGGACCGCTTTGAACTCTATAGCGAGACTGCTTCGGAGGCCCGAGGTCATGACGTGCCAATGGGGGAGGGAGTCACTTTAGTGCGCGACATGTTTATTACCGAAACTATGGCTGAAGCCGAGGATTTAGCCGGAGAAGCCTTCTTACGTTACATGGAGTGGGTCTGCCATTTTCGGGGGCTAAGCAACCATCGGTACCCAGGGGAAGAGCTCCCGGAAACCCCGGGAAAACTGGACCTCTTGAGCTACCAGTGGCTACACCCGCGCAACATGTTGTTCGGCACTGCAGACTATGTGGCCGAACAAATTCAGGAAATGAAAGAAAAACTAAACCTGCAGTCTTTGCTGGTGTGGTCCAACTTCCCCGGGATGGATCAACGAGCCGTGATGGACAGTGTGCAGCGTTTCACCGAAGATGTGATACCCCAATTTGCTGAGGAGAACAACTCATGA
- a CDS encoding amino acid synthesis family protein → MSLEIRKIVSHHEEVLVEGGKAAAPSLHLYGVAAVLANPWAGQGFVEDLRPAILATAPALGEVLVPRLTALAGGGEAIEAYGKASMVGTSGEIEHGSALIHTLRFGNVFRDAVNGTAYLSFTNTRGGPGATVSIPMMHKEDPGWRSHYLTLEMTIADAPGPDEIVVAIGASVGGRPHHRIGNRYQDMEEMGIDPQ, encoded by the coding sequence ATGAGTTTAGAAATACGCAAAATCGTTTCGCACCACGAAGAAGTCTTGGTGGAAGGCGGAAAAGCCGCCGCCCCCTCGTTGCACCTGTACGGAGTGGCCGCCGTGCTTGCTAACCCGTGGGCTGGTCAAGGCTTTGTAGAAGATCTCCGCCCGGCAATATTGGCGACCGCTCCGGCTTTAGGTGAGGTGCTGGTGCCTCGCCTTACTGCCTTGGCTGGCGGGGGAGAGGCCATCGAGGCCTATGGGAAAGCCTCCATGGTGGGGACCAGTGGTGAGATAGAGCACGGGTCGGCGCTTATACATACTTTGCGCTTTGGTAATGTTTTTCGTGACGCCGTTAATGGCACGGCTTACTTGTCGTTTACCAATACCCGAGGTGGCCCGGGAGCCACGGTGAGTATTCCCATGATGCACAAAGAAGATCCCGGTTGGCGCTCTCACTACCTCACCCTTGAAATGACCATCGCCGATGCGCCTGGACCCGATGAAATCGTGGTGGCTATTGGTGCTTCGGTAGGTGGGCGGCCGCATCATCGCATCGGTAACCGTTATCAAGACATGGAAGAAATGGGAATCGACCCGCAGTGA
- a CDS encoding SDR family NAD(P)-dependent oxidoreductase — protein sequence MPRMNLEGSSSIITGGASGIGEASARQLAAAGSRVVIADLNEERGTEVASELGGLFVKCDVSSTEDAETAVAAASEMGPLRALVNSAGLGFAGRTIDRNNEPMDLEKFRFVINVNLIGSFNMLSRAAGAMAQTEPVDDDGTRGAIVNMASAAAFDGQIGQCAYSASKGGVVGMTLPIARDLSVVGIRVNTVAPGLIDTPIYGEGEASEQFKAHLGQSVLFPKRLGSGEELAFMVMDLITNPYMNGETIRVDGGIRMPPK from the coding sequence ATGCCACGTATGAACCTTGAGGGGTCTTCCTCGATCATTACCGGGGGTGCCTCGGGTATCGGCGAGGCCAGCGCCCGCCAATTGGCTGCTGCGGGTTCTCGAGTGGTCATAGCCGACCTCAACGAAGAGCGCGGCACCGAAGTTGCTTCGGAACTTGGCGGCTTATTTGTTAAGTGCGATGTTTCCAGCACCGAAGACGCAGAGACCGCAGTAGCGGCAGCCAGCGAAATGGGGCCCTTGCGGGCTTTGGTTAACTCGGCCGGCTTAGGTTTCGCCGGTCGCACCATTGACCGCAACAACGAACCCATGGACTTAGAGAAGTTCCGCTTCGTCATTAACGTCAACCTGATTGGCTCGTTCAACATGTTGAGCCGGGCCGCCGGTGCTATGGCACAAACTGAGCCGGTAGACGACGACGGCACACGGGGAGCCATTGTTAACATGGCTTCAGCGGCGGCCTTCGACGGCCAGATCGGTCAGTGCGCCTACTCAGCCTCAAAGGGCGGCGTGGTCGGCATGACGCTGCCCATTGCCCGTGACCTGTCCGTGGTGGGCATTCGGGTAAACACCGTGGCCCCCGGGCTTATCGACACCCCGATCTACGGTGAAGGCGAAGCCAGCGAACAGTTCAAAGCCCACCTTGGGCAGTCGGTGTTGTTTCCTAAGCGTTTGGGAAGCGGCGAAGAGTTGGCTTTCATGGTGATGGACCTAATTACCAACCCTTACATGAACGGCGAAACCATTCGCGTGGACGGCGGCATTCGCATGCCACCCAAATAG
- a CDS encoding ribokinase, producing MTHETQPTLAVVGSTMIDLVAYAEVLPGDGETLLGEKFQMGFGGKGANQAVMAKLMGAEVAMINCLGDDDYAQLYRKNFADYGINTDHVYPSPGASGVAPIWVDGQGNNRIIIIPGANHALTPNQAAAAIHALAPLQVVVGQFEIPQEVTQAGFAAAQELGAVTVLNPAPASALSPELLAVTDWVIPNEHEFALLAGSEPTDTAIMDFATQTSTNLLVTLGQSGVALVADGQVLRLPAQQVTALDTTGAGDAFVGAFAYGLAKGLDPVVAAKLGMDRATDSVTKLGTQSSYAPLSLE from the coding sequence ATGACCCACGAAACTCAACCAACCTTGGCCGTTGTCGGCTCCACCATGATCGACTTGGTTGCTTATGCCGAAGTGCTGCCCGGAGATGGCGAGACCCTGCTCGGTGAAAAGTTTCAAATGGGCTTCGGCGGCAAGGGCGCCAACCAAGCGGTAATGGCCAAACTGATGGGCGCCGAGGTAGCCATGATCAATTGTCTCGGCGACGACGACTACGCCCAGTTGTACCGTAAAAACTTTGCCGACTACGGCATCAACACCGACCACGTTTACCCCTCACCCGGGGCCAGCGGGGTAGCCCCCATTTGGGTGGACGGTCAAGGCAATAATCGCATCATCATTATTCCCGGCGCCAACCATGCGCTTACGCCAAACCAAGCAGCAGCAGCCATACACGCATTGGCCCCCCTGCAGGTAGTGGTCGGCCAGTTTGAGATTCCTCAAGAGGTCACCCAAGCCGGGTTTGCGGCAGCCCAAGAACTTGGTGCCGTTACCGTCTTGAATCCTGCCCCGGCCAGTGCGCTGAGCCCAGAACTCCTCGCCGTTACTGACTGGGTGATTCCTAACGAACACGAGTTTGCCCTTTTGGCCGGGAGCGAACCTACCGACACAGCAATTATGGATTTTGCCACACAAACCTCTACGAATCTTTTGGTTACGCTCGGCCAATCCGGGGTGGCCCTCGTTGCCGATGGCCAGGTTCTGCGTTTGCCTGCCCAGCAGGTCACCGCCCTTGACACCACAGGAGCCGGCGACGCTTTCGTAGGAGCTTTTGCTTACGGACTGGCCAAAGGCCTAGATCCAGTAGTGGCCGCCAAACTGGGCATGGATCGGGCCACCGACTCGGTCACCAAATTGGGCACTCAATCTTCTTACGCCCCGCTTTCACTAGAATAG
- a CDS encoding crotonase/enoyl-CoA hydratase family protein, with translation MSENTAVLTEKRGRVLLITLNRPEAMNAINGDLANGLWDAVQMLNDDPDLTAGVLTGNGRGFCAGMDLKAFLRGENIGPFMEFVKEGAQKPLIGAIEGFALAGGLELALSCDLLVASEGAKMGIPEVGVGLFAAAGGVLRLSSRVGHGKAMEMAITADPILAEEALQFGLIARMTEKGGAVEGALKLAERVAQNAPLAVAASKKLVQAASSGASEEELWALNTEMQMKVFVSNDSKEGPKAFAEKRPPEWTGT, from the coding sequence ATGTCTGAAAATACTGCGGTACTGACCGAAAAACGTGGCCGGGTTCTGCTCATTACCTTAAACCGTCCCGAGGCCATGAACGCCATCAACGGTGACTTAGCCAACGGTCTTTGGGATGCCGTGCAAATGCTTAACGATGATCCAGACTTAACCGCCGGGGTACTCACCGGTAACGGGCGAGGGTTTTGCGCTGGCATGGACCTCAAAGCTTTCTTGCGGGGTGAAAACATTGGCCCCTTTATGGAATTCGTTAAAGAAGGAGCGCAAAAGCCTTTGATTGGTGCCATCGAAGGCTTTGCCTTAGCTGGTGGCTTGGAGTTGGCTTTGAGCTGCGACCTTCTGGTGGCTTCGGAGGGCGCCAAAATGGGCATTCCTGAAGTAGGGGTGGGCCTATTTGCGGCCGCCGGTGGCGTACTGCGCTTGTCTAGCCGCGTCGGCCACGGCAAAGCAATGGAAATGGCTATCACCGCCGACCCGATCTTGGCCGAAGAAGCTTTGCAGTTCGGGCTGATTGCCCGCATGACCGAAAAAGGTGGAGCGGTAGAAGGAGCACTCAAACTTGCGGAACGAGTCGCTCAAAATGCTCCACTTGCCGTGGCCGCTTCCAAAAAATTAGTCCAGGCAGCTTCCTCGGGAGCCAGCGAAGAGGAACTCTGGGCATTGAACACGGAAATGCAAATGAAGGTGTTTGTTTCCAACGACTCTAAAGAAGGCCCCAAAGCTTTCGCTGAAAAACGCCCACCCGAGTGGACCGGTACTTAA
- a CDS encoding alpha/beta fold hydrolase — protein sequence MEGQGPPLLLIHGVGLDHTMWDPAMEQLQDERTVIRYDLLGHGQTSAGVGPLTIADFVHQAREVAAVAEGEKLDVAGLSLGGSIALALALRQPELVRRVALLSTVFERSAEQHSAQQQRLDLCRQGGMAAVAQLAQDRWFTPDWQEANPKLVDKISARLRTTDHQGYLAAYQCFLDGDPMVPESLKQIEAPTLVMTGSLDAGSTPEMSEALAAALPCGEAQILPDLHHLPLWEDPFLFTTSLLIFLNKEITPCTIT from the coding sequence ATGGAGGGCCAAGGTCCGCCGTTGCTGCTCATTCATGGGGTGGGGCTTGATCACACCATGTGGGATCCCGCCATGGAGCAGCTCCAAGATGAGCGCACGGTTATTCGTTACGATCTCCTCGGCCATGGGCAGACCTCCGCGGGAGTCGGTCCATTAACTATTGCTGACTTCGTTCATCAGGCCCGAGAAGTCGCTGCAGTGGCCGAAGGTGAAAAACTGGATGTAGCCGGCCTTTCACTGGGTGGCAGCATCGCTTTGGCGCTAGCTTTACGCCAGCCGGAACTGGTTCGTCGTGTGGCGCTGCTTAGCACGGTGTTCGAACGTAGCGCCGAACAGCACTCTGCTCAACAGCAGCGCTTAGACCTCTGCCGCCAAGGTGGTATGGCGGCAGTTGCGCAACTGGCGCAAGACCGTTGGTTCACCCCGGATTGGCAAGAAGCAAACCCTAAACTGGTGGACAAAATTTCTGCCCGCTTACGCACCACCGACCATCAAGGTTATTTGGCGGCTTACCAATGTTTTTTAGATGGCGACCCCATGGTGCCGGAATCTCTTAAGCAAATAGAAGCGCCCACGCTCGTCATGACGGGATCCCTTGATGCCGGGTCAACTCCCGAAATGAGCGAAGCCCTCGCCGCCGCTTTGCCCTGCGGCGAAGCCCAAATACTGCCGGACTTGCATCACCTTCCCCTGTGGGAAGACCCCTTTTTGTTCACTACCTCATTACTTATCTTTTTAAATAAGGAGATCACCCCATGCACGATTACCTGA
- a CDS encoding thiolase family protein, which translates to MYEAVIVDAVRTPGGRRNGRLKDWHPAALAAHVLKALEERNNLDPALVDDVVMGCVMQVGQQSLNIGRSAVLAAGWPESVPSTTVDRQCGSSQQAIHFAAQGVMAGAYDIVVAAGVESMSNVPMGSSVVGGEMGHPFPPAMLERYSETGLPPQGIGADMISDEYNISREDLDAFGAQSQQRAEQATTEGRFDNEIIPVPIDIDGVTEMHTVDEGIRPGTTAEKLGALKPAFKEDGRITAGNSSQICDGAAAILIMSAEKAAELGLKPRARFHTFALAGTDPVTMLKGPIPATEKVFERSGLTVEDIDLFEINEAFASVVLAWQKETGADLSKVNVNGGAIALGHPLGCSGAKLMTTLLNELERTDGRYGLQAMCEGGGLANATIIERIGA; encoded by the coding sequence ATGTACGAAGCAGTAATCGTTGATGCTGTACGAACCCCTGGAGGACGCCGTAATGGCCGACTCAAAGACTGGCATCCGGCAGCGCTGGCTGCCCACGTACTTAAAGCCTTAGAAGAGCGCAACAACCTTGACCCTGCGTTGGTCGACGATGTGGTCATGGGCTGTGTAATGCAGGTCGGGCAGCAGTCGCTCAACATTGGACGTAGCGCCGTGTTGGCCGCTGGTTGGCCAGAATCGGTTCCTTCAACCACCGTAGATCGCCAGTGTGGTTCTAGCCAGCAAGCAATTCACTTTGCCGCCCAAGGGGTTATGGCCGGAGCCTACGACATAGTTGTTGCCGCAGGTGTTGAGTCCATGAGCAACGTCCCCATGGGGTCTTCGGTAGTAGGCGGAGAAATGGGCCACCCCTTTCCCCCCGCCATGTTGGAGCGCTACAGCGAAACCGGTCTCCCTCCCCAGGGCATCGGCGCCGACATGATTTCCGATGAGTACAACATTAGCCGAGAAGACCTGGATGCTTTTGGAGCTCAGTCTCAACAACGGGCCGAACAAGCCACCACCGAAGGCCGTTTCGACAACGAGATCATTCCGGTCCCCATCGACATTGATGGTGTTACCGAAATGCATACGGTAGACGAGGGCATACGCCCAGGAACTACTGCGGAAAAACTCGGCGCCTTAAAGCCAGCGTTCAAAGAGGATGGCCGCATTACTGCAGGCAACTCTTCGCAAATTTGCGATGGCGCCGCGGCTATTTTGATTATGAGCGCAGAAAAAGCCGCCGAACTGGGCTTGAAGCCTCGGGCACGCTTTCATACCTTTGCCTTGGCTGGCACCGACCCCGTGACCATGCTTAAGGGCCCTATTCCGGCTACTGAAAAAGTATTCGAACGCAGCGGTCTGACCGTTGAAGACATTGACTTGTTCGAAATTAACGAAGCATTTGCGTCGGTTGTATTGGCCTGGCAAAAAGAAACCGGTGCTGACCTCAGCAAAGTAAACGTCAACGGCGGCGCCATTGCTCTGGGCCACCCCCTTGGTTGCTCGGGAGCCAAGCTCATGACCACTTTGCTTAACGAACTTGAACGCACCGACGGCCGTTATGGCCTCCAAGCTATGTGTGAAGGCGGTGGCTTAGCTAATGCCACCATTATCGAAAGGATTGGCGCCTAA
- a CDS encoding aldehyde dehydrogenase has protein sequence MHDYLMYIDGEFCSASDGATFETLNPATGEAWATAPAATEDDVDRAVKAAHRALHEGPWADMTATERGKLLFVLADLLAEHSEHLGSVETTDSGKLAVETRGQSAYVAEYYRYYGGLADKLQGSTLPIDKPNLHVFTTREPIGVVAGIVPWNAEMLLTATKAAPALAAGNTVVIKSSEEAPAPVLAFAELVDQAGFPPGVFNLITGFGEPCGRALTSHPLVSKVSFTGGIDAARQVVANTAQNFAPVSLELGGKSPILIFDDADFEAAVNGAVAGNFGASGQSCVAGSRVFVQAGIFDRFLEAVAQRARAVQIGDPLDATTQVGPLATKKQRDNIEKTLSESVAQGAEIMAGGQRPEGFDQGWYFEPTVVSCPNQEILSTQVELFGPVMSVIKFSTEEEAIAMANDTVFGLGSGVFTNDLGRAHRVAAGLHAGIVWVNTYRAISPVAPFGGFGQSGYGREAGIDAIYDYTRTKTVWINTSKEPMANPFVMR, from the coding sequence ATGCACGATTACCTGATGTACATCGACGGCGAGTTTTGTTCGGCCTCCGACGGAGCGACCTTCGAAACTCTCAACCCGGCGACGGGCGAGGCTTGGGCTACTGCTCCGGCGGCCACCGAAGATGATGTAGACCGTGCCGTCAAAGCAGCCCACCGAGCGCTCCACGAGGGCCCTTGGGCTGACATGACAGCCACCGAACGGGGCAAATTGCTTTTTGTTTTAGCCGATTTGCTGGCCGAACATTCTGAACATTTAGGTTCCGTGGAAACCACCGATAGCGGTAAATTAGCCGTCGAAACTCGTGGCCAGTCGGCCTACGTGGCCGAGTACTACCGCTACTACGGGGGGCTGGCCGACAAACTGCAAGGCAGCACCTTGCCTATTGACAAACCCAACTTGCACGTTTTTACCACTCGGGAACCCATCGGGGTAGTGGCCGGCATCGTGCCTTGGAATGCCGAAATGCTCCTCACCGCCACCAAAGCCGCTCCTGCTTTGGCGGCCGGCAACACCGTGGTGATTAAATCTTCAGAAGAAGCGCCAGCCCCTGTTTTAGCGTTTGCCGAATTGGTTGACCAGGCAGGTTTTCCCCCGGGAGTATTTAACCTCATCACCGGTTTTGGCGAGCCCTGCGGTCGGGCCCTCACCAGCCACCCACTGGTCAGCAAAGTTTCTTTCACCGGAGGCATCGACGCCGCCCGCCAGGTGGTGGCCAACACGGCACAAAACTTTGCCCCCGTTTCGTTAGAACTGGGCGGCAAGTCTCCTATCTTAATTTTTGACGACGCCGACTTTGAAGCCGCCGTTAACGGTGCAGTAGCAGGCAACTTTGGTGCCTCCGGCCAAAGTTGCGTAGCAGGGTCCAGGGTTTTTGTACAAGCGGGTATCTTCGACCGTTTTTTGGAGGCCGTTGCCCAACGTGCCCGAGCGGTGCAAATTGGCGACCCGCTTGATGCAACTACACAAGTTGGGCCGTTGGCCACAAAAAAGCAGCGAGACAACATTGAAAAAACCTTGAGTGAATCAGTGGCCCAAGGCGCCGAGATTATGGCCGGCGGTCAACGCCCCGAAGGGTTTGACCAGGGGTGGTATTTCGAACCCACCGTGGTGTCTTGCCCCAACCAAGAAATTCTCAGCACCCAGGTAGAACTTTTTGGGCCCGTCATGTCGGTCATCAAATTCAGTACGGAAGAAGAAGCCATCGCTATGGCCAACGACACGGTCTTTGGACTGGGTTCTGGTGTGTTCACCAACGACTTAGGGCGAGCCCATCGGGTAGCCGCTGGCCTGCACGCCGGCATCGTTTGGGTCAACACTTACCGAGCGATTTCGCCGGTGGCTCCCTTTGGAGGGTTTGGGCAAAGCGGTTACGGGCGAGAAGCCGGCATCGACGCCATCTACGACTACACCCGCACCAAAACCGTGTGGATCAACACCTCAAAAGAACCCATGGCTAATCCTTTCGTGATGCGTTAA
- a CDS encoding alpha-hydroxy-acid oxidizing protein, translating into MLKALRSVVRLRRFERNGALRRLERASNLEDLRLLAKKRLPGGVFDYIDGAAEDERTAARNMQGFAAITFKPRVLRGIESIDTSTELLGKRLPLPLILAPTGFTRMANSAGELSVARAAERAGLPYGLSTLSTRSIEEVAAVSSGERWFQVYVWRDRDLVDEMLERAAACNYSTIILTVDNTVLGRRERDVRRGFTLPPKIGLDTIFDGLRHPSWTWDFITSEPIKFANLTESTVGDGSDPVSLATYINTQLDPSLSWEDLAWLRDRWKGKLVIKGIQSVNDALLSVNYGVDAVALSNHGGRQLDDAPAPIDLLPEVVAALGGQTEIIVDGGVRRGSDIVKAVALGANACMVGRPYLYGLGAAGEVGVDFVIDHFATGLERTLALLGCPSVDELGPQYLSVNKY; encoded by the coding sequence ATGTTAAAAGCCCTTCGCTCGGTAGTGCGGTTGAGAAGATTTGAACGCAACGGGGCACTTCGCCGCTTAGAGCGAGCCAGCAATTTGGAGGATCTCCGCTTGTTGGCAAAAAAGCGCCTCCCCGGTGGGGTTTTTGATTACATCGATGGTGCGGCTGAAGATGAGCGCACGGCGGCCCGCAACATGCAGGGTTTTGCTGCCATTACATTTAAACCCAGGGTTCTACGAGGTATTGAAAGCATCGACACCTCTACAGAATTACTGGGCAAGCGGCTCCCTTTGCCTCTGATTTTAGCGCCCACGGGCTTTACTCGCATGGCTAACTCGGCCGGTGAACTTTCGGTGGCCCGAGCCGCTGAACGGGCCGGGCTTCCCTACGGTCTCTCCACGCTGTCCACGCGCTCTATCGAAGAGGTAGCGGCGGTTTCGTCCGGCGAGAGATGGTTCCAAGTTTATGTTTGGAGAGACCGCGACCTGGTTGATGAAATGCTCGAACGGGCTGCGGCATGTAACTATTCGACCATCATTTTGACGGTCGACAACACGGTTTTGGGCAGGCGTGAGCGAGACGTTCGGCGTGGCTTCACCTTGCCGCCCAAAATCGGCTTAGACACGATTTTTGACGGCCTTCGTCACCCCAGTTGGACTTGGGACTTCATAACGTCAGAACCCATAAAGTTTGCCAACCTGACCGAAAGCACGGTTGGCGATGGGTCGGACCCGGTCTCTCTCGCCACCTACATCAATACCCAATTGGACCCCAGCCTGAGTTGGGAAGATCTGGCGTGGTTGCGCGACCGATGGAAAGGGAAGTTGGTCATCAAAGGCATCCAGTCGGTAAACGATGCACTACTTTCCGTGAATTACGGGGTGGATGCGGTGGCACTCTCAAATCATGGGGGGCGGCAGTTAGACGATGCCCCAGCACCGATTGATCTTTTGCCGGAGGTAGTCGCTGCTCTCGGCGGGCAAACAGAAATAATTGTGGACGGAGGGGTGCGGAGGGGGTCCGACATTGTTAAAGCGGTGGCCTTGGGAGCCAACGCATGCATGGTGGGCCGCCCGTACCTTTATGGTCTGGGTGCGGCCGGAGAGGTCGGGGTGGACTTTGTTATTGATCACTTTGCCACCGGGTTGGAGCGAACCTTGGCTCTGCTGGGCTGCCCGTCCGTAGATGAGTTAGGTCCCCAATACCTGTCGGTTAACAAATATTGA